Genomic segment of Candidatus Deferrimicrobiaceae bacterium:
GGTGGCGCGCAGGACGTCGAAGGCGGTCATCCCCTTTCGGAGCCTTCCGACGACATTGGACACGATGTGCATGACGTGCGAATACCGCTCCACCACCATCTGCTCGTCCACCTTGACCGTTCCCCACGCGGACACGCGGCCGACGTCGTTTCGCCCGAGATCCACCAGCATCACGTGCTCCGCGAGCTCCTTCGGGTCCGACAACAGATCGGCCTCCATCCGCCGGTCCTCCTCGGGCGTCGCTCCGCGGGGACGCGTTCCGGCGATCGGCCTCAGCTGGACGAGATCCCCCTCCAGCCGCACCAGGACCTCCGGAGAGGCCCCCACCACCGCAAGGTCGCCGAGTTTGAGCAGAAACATGTAGGGGGACGGATTCAGCGCACGCAGCACACGGTACACTTCGGAGGGGGAGCGTCGCGTCCGGATCTTCGCCCGGTTGGAAAGAACCGCCTGGATGACCTCCCCGTCCCGGATGTACTCCTTCGCTTTTCGGACGGCCGCCAGAAAGCTCTCCCGCGGCACCTCGAAGCCGGACTGCCGGTTTTCCTCGCCCATGGGGATATCGGTCCACGGGAGGGGTCCCTTGAGCACCTCTTTCACCTCCTCGATGGCGCGCAGGCATCGCAGATATTCCTCGGCGCCGGGCCGGCCGCCCCCCATCTGCCCGTGCGCCACGATCCGGATCGTGTGCTTCACGTTGTCGAAAATCACGAGACGGGAGGGAAAAAGGAACAGGGCATCGGGAGTCCCTTCCGGCGGATGATGGTCCGGGATCCGTTCGATGTTCCGCACGTAGTCGTAGCCGATGAACCCCACGGCTCCTCCCGAAAGTCTCGGCAGCCCCTCCGCCCGCACATACCGGATCCCCGCGAGAATCCCCTCCAGCTCCCGCATCGGGTCTTTCGTCCCCTGGCGAACTTCGGTATTCCCTCCCCGGGTGATCGTCACTTGGGATATGTCGGCGCGAAACCGGATATACGGATCGAACCCGATGAAAGAATACCGGGCCCACTTCTCCCCCCCCTCGACGCTTTCCAGAAGGAAATGATCGTCGGGAAACCGCGCGGCGATTTTCAGGTACGCGGACACTG
This window contains:
- the trpE gene encoding anthranilate synthase component I; amino-acid sequence: MITIPDIEVFLAQAGVPGAVIPVWQEFHADLETPVSAYLKIAARFPDDHFLLESVEGGEKWARYSFIGFDPYIRFRADISQVTITRGGNTEVRQGTKDPMRELEGILAGIRYVRAEGLPRLSGGAVGFIGYDYVRNIERIPDHHPPEGTPDALFLFPSRLVIFDNVKHTIRIVAHGQMGGGRPGAEEYLRCLRAIEEVKEVLKGPLPWTDIPMGEENRQSGFEVPRESFLAAVRKAKEYIRDGEVIQAVLSNRAKIRTRRSPSEVYRVLRALNPSPYMFLLKLGDLAVVGASPEVLVRLEGDLVQLRPIAGTRPRGATPEEDRRMEADLLSDPKELAEHVMLVDLGRNDVGRVSAWGTVKVDEQMVVERYSHVMHIVSNVVGRLRKGMTAFDVLRATFPAGTVTGAPKIRAMEIIEELEPFRRGIYAGSVGYFDLQGSMDFCITIRTIVLRGDEALIQAGAGIVADSDPEREWEEICSKARILFRAVGAGDLSGEIR